In Prosthecodimorpha staleyi, the DNA window GCGGGGGAGCCGGGTGCGATGCCACAAAGAGGATTGCCGGCTTCCGCCGCGTCGACGTCCCCTGCCCCGAGGCCGAAAAACATGATCGCGAATTCCCACGACCTGCTCGACCGTGCCACGCTGATCCACCAGCAGACCGACCTCGCCGCCTATCAGGACACCGGCGGGACGATCATGAAGCATGGCGAGGGCGTCTATGTCTTCGACGAGGCCGGCAACAAGTATCTGGAGGCCATGGCCGGGCTGTGGTGCGCCTCGCTCGGCTTCTCGGAGAAGCGGCTGGCCGAGGTCGCCTACAAGCAGATGCTGGAGCTGCCCTACTACCACACCTTCTTCGCCAAGAGCCATGTGCCGAGCGTCGAACTGGCCGACCGGCTGCTGGCCATCGCCCCGAAGGGCATGTCGAAGGTCATGTTCCAGTGCTCGGGTTCCGAGGCCAATGACGCGGCCATCAAGATCATCTGGTACTACAACAACGCACTCGGCCGCCCGCAGAAGAAGAAGATCATCGGCCGCGTCCGCGGCTACCACGGCAATACGGTCGCCTCGGTCAGCGTGTCCGGCCAGCCGCACATGCATGCCGATTTCGACGCGCCGCTGGCGATGTTCAAGCATACCGACAATCCGCACTACTATCGCTTCCACGAGGACGGCGAGACCGAAGAAGCCTTCTCGACCCGGATGGCCGACAATCTCGAAAAGCTGATCCTGGCCGAGGGTCCGGACACGGTCGCGGCCTTCTTCGCCGAGCCGGTTCAGGGCGGCGGCGGCGCGATCACCCCGCCGGCCGGCTATTTCGAGAAGATCCAGGCGGTCCTGAAGAAATACGACGTGCTGTTCCTGGCCGACGAGGTCATCTGCGGCTTCGGTCGCACCGGCAACATGTGGGGCTCAGAGACCTACGATCTGAGGCCGGATCTCGTCTCCTGCGCCAAGGCGCTGTCGGCCTCCTACCAGCCGATCTCGGCCCTGA includes these proteins:
- a CDS encoding aminotransferase, with product MIANSHDLLDRATLIHQQTDLAAYQDTGGTIMKHGEGVYVFDEAGNKYLEAMAGLWCASLGFSEKRLAEVAYKQMLELPYYHTFFAKSHVPSVELADRLLAIAPKGMSKVMFQCSGSEANDAAIKIIWYYNNALGRPQKKKIIGRVRGYHGNTVASVSVSGQPHMHADFDAPLAMFKHTDNPHYYRFHEDGETEEAFSTRMADNLEKLILAEGPDTVAAFFAEPVQGGGGAITPPAGYFEKIQAVLKKYDVLFLADEVICGFGRTGNMWGSETYDLRPDLVSCAKALSASYQPISALMISDKIYEAMVSESKKLGTFGHGFTYGGHPVACAVASETLKIYEERDIIGHVRKVGPLLQQGLKDLEAHPLVGNARGVGLIAGVELMADKAKRIPFAPELKAGIQVMEECHKVGLIVRAIGDRIAFTPPLVISAGEIDELLAKFRKGLDAALPRLMPA